A single region of the Triticum dicoccoides isolate Atlit2015 ecotype Zavitan chromosome 2B, WEW_v2.0, whole genome shotgun sequence genome encodes:
- the LOC119363370 gene encoding uncharacterized protein LOC119363370: MRSTRRRSIIDPGISIMAAETKAFFHSRPTAATTFPHASARWAKLAHTAKSGCGSGGVAGAGGGYCCEIDWWRRRGKLPCSAAARFYIFGDLRDMYHDLCPVRLRGMYRVNAASLMFEVTGAWTLICNNKVHTIVVWVSQII; the protein is encoded by the exons ATGAGGAGCACGAGGCGGCGATCCATAATAGATCCTGGGATCAGCATCATGGCCGCGGAGACAAAGGCCTTCTTCCACTCAAGGCCGACCGCAGCCACGACGTTCCCCCATGCCTCGGCGAGGTGGGCCAAGCTGGCGCATACGGCAAAGAGCGGCTGCGGCAGCGGTGGAGTTGCGGGGGCTGGTGGTGGATATTGCTGCGAAATCGACTGGTGGCGCCGCCGTGGAAAGCTTCCATGCTCTGCAGCCGCACG GTTTTATATTTTTGGAGATTTACGTGATATGTACCATGACTTATGTCCTGTACGGTTGCGGGGAATGTATCGAGTAAATGCAGCATCCTTGATGTTTGAAGTTACCGGGGCATGGACtctaatttgcaacaacaaagttcaTACCATTGTTGTGTGGGTCAGTCAG ATTATATAG